Proteins encoded in a region of the Kryptolebias marmoratus isolate JLee-2015 linkage group LG14, ASM164957v2, whole genome shotgun sequence genome:
- the LOC108249266 gene encoding annexin A1-like, with protein sequence MAFFKKFFKNIVHDKDKDKDKDDLVTVKGKPKPKYYGTVTPYPNFNASSDASILQSAIESKNVDEDVIVAVLVKRSNEQRQMIKAVYEASTGKNLVKSLKSVLRSDLEDVALALLMTPAHFDAHLLRKATKRLGTDEEVLVEVLATRSNKEIEEIKKVFKQEYGVELEQVIKDETSGDFTKALLALLSAKKDESTEVDMEQAKKDAKVLFESGEGVGRANVSSFIEILTTRSGPQLSKTFQHYATMSDITLPKALQMELKGDIEDCLIAIVKCAWNTPAFFAEKLHESMKGHGTRDKMLIRVLVSRSEVDLKKVVENYRAMFERTLQEDILADTKGHYQKVLLGLCGPH encoded by the exons ATGGCGTTTTTCAagaagttctttaaaaacatcGTTCACGACAAGGACAAGGACAAGGACAAGGACGACTTGGTCACT gTGAAGGGTAAACCGAAGCCTAAATACTACGGAACTGTCACGCCGTATCCGAACTTCAACGCCAGCAGTGACGCCTCAATCCTTCAGAGCGCCATCGAAAGTAAAA ATGTGGACGAGGACGTGATTGTCGCCGTCCTGGTGAAGAGGAGCAACGAGCAGAGGCAGATGATCAAAGCCGTTTACGAGGCGTCCACCGGAAAG aacctGGTGAAATCCCTGAAGTCGGTCCTCAGGTCCGACTTGGAGGACGTGGCTCTGGCTCTGCTCATGACGCCGGCCCATTTTGACGCTCATCTGCTCAGGAAAGCCACGAAG CGTTTGGGCACAGATGAAGAGGTTCTGGTGGAGGTTCTGGCGACGAGATCAAACAAAGAGATCGAGGAGATTAAAAAAGTCTTCAAACAAG AGTACGGAGTCGAGCTGGAGCAGGTTATTAAAGACGAGACCAGCGGAGACTTCACCAAAGCCCTGCTGGCCCTGCTCAGCGCCAAGAAGGACGAGTCCACCGAGGTGGACATGGAGCAGGCCAAGAAGGATGCCAAG GTTCTGTTCGAGTCCGGTGAGGGAGTTGGCCGAGCCAACGTCTCCTCCTTCATCGAGATCCTGACCACGCGGAGCGGCCCTCAGCTCTCGAAAA ccTTCCAGCATTATGCCACCATGAGTGACATCACATTACCCAAAGCCCTGCAAATGGAGCTGAAGGGGGACATCGAAGACTGCCTCATTGCCATCG TGAAATGCGCCTGGAACACCCCTGCTTTCTTTGCCGAGAAGCTTCATGAATCCATGAAG GGTCACGGTACCCGTGACAAGATGCTGATCCGGGTTCTGGTGAGCCGCTCCGAGGTCGACCTGAAGAAGGTGGTGGAGAACTACAGGGCCATGTTTGAGAGAACCTTACAGGAGGACATCCTG GCGGACACGAAGGGACACTATCAGAAAGTCCTGCTCGGGTTGTGTGGACCTCACTGA